The genomic DNA TGGGTAACACACAGAGCATTACAGCTAAGATGGTGACCATTAAGAGGTGGGTAACATAGCATTACAGCTAAGATGGTGACCATTAAGAGGTGGGTAACAGAGCATTACACCTAAGATGGTGACCATTAAGAGGTGGGTAACAGAGCATTACAGCTAAGATGGTGACCATTTAGAGGTAGGTAACACACAGAGCATTACAGCTAAGATGGTGACCATTAAGAGGTGGGTAACAGAGCATTACAGCTAAGATGGTGACCATTAAGAGGTGGGTAACAGAGCATTACACCTAAGATGGTGATCATTAAGAGGTGGGTAACAGAGCATTACAGCTAAGATGGTGACCATTAAGAGGTGGGTAACAGAGCATTACAGCTAAGATGGTGACCATTAAGAGGTGGGTAACACACAGAGCATTACAGCTAAGATGGTGACCATTAAGAGGTGGGTAACACACATAGCATTACAGCTAAGATGGTGACCATTAAGAGGTGGGTAACAGAGCATTACAGCTAAGATGGTGACCATTAAGAGGTGGGTAACAGAGCATTACAGCTAAGATGGTGACCATTAAGAGGTGGGTAACACACAGAGTATTACAGCTAAGATGGTGACCATTAAGAGGTGGGTAACACACAGAGCATTACAGCTAAGATGGTGACCATTAAGAGGTGGGTAACACACAGAGCATTACAGCTAAGATGGTGACCATTAAGAGGTGGGTAACACACAGAGCATTACAGCTAAGATGGTGACCATTAAGAGGTGGGTAACACACAGAGTATTACAACTAAGATGGTGACCATTAAGAGGTGGGTAACACACAGAGCATTACAGCTAAGATGGTGACCATTAAGAGGTGGGTAACACACAGAGCATTACAGCTAAGATGGTGACCATTAAGAGGTGGGTAACAGAGCATTACAGCTAAGATGGTGACCATTTAGAGGTAGGTAACACACAGAGTATTACACCTAAGATGGTGACCATTAAGAGGTGGGTAACAGAGCATTACAGCTAAGATGGTGACCATTAAGAGGTGGGTAACACACAGAGCATTACAGCTACGACGGTGACCATTAAGAGGTGGGTAACACACAGAGTATTACAGCTAAGATGGTGACCATTAAGAGGTGGGTAACAGAGCATTACAGCTAAGATGGTGACCATTAAGAGGTGGGTAACAGAGCATTACAGCTAAGATGGTGACCATTAAGAGGTGGGTAACACACAGAGTATTACAACTAAGATGGTGACCATTAAGATGTGGGTAACACACAGAGCATTACAGCTAAGATGGTGACCATTAAGAGGTGGGTAACAGAGCATTACAGCTAAGATGGTGACCATTAAGAGGTGGGTAACAGAGCATTACACCTAAGATGGTGACCATTAAGAGGTGGGTAACAGAGCATTACAGCTAAGATGGTGACCATTTAGAGGTAGGTAACACACAGAGCATTACAGCTAAGATGGTGACCATTAAGAGGTGGGTAACAGAGCATTACAGCTAAGATGGTGACCATTAAGAGGTGGGTAACAGAGCATTACAGCTAAGATGGTGACCATTAAGAGGTGGGTAACACACAGAGTATTACAACTAAGATGGTGACCATTAAGAGGTGGGTAACAGAGTATGACAACTAAGATGGTGACCATTAAGAGGTGGGTAATACACAGAGCATTACAGCTAAGATGGTGACCATTAAGAGGTGGGTAACACACAGAGCATTACAGTTAAGATGGTGACCATTAAGAGGTGGGTAACACACAGAGCATTACAGCTAAGATGGTGACCATTAAGAGGTGGGTAATACACAGAGCATTACAGCTAAGATGGTGACCATTAAGAGGTGGGTAACAGAGCATTACACCTAAGATGGTGACCATTAAGAGGTGGGTAACAGAGCATTACAGCTAAGATGGTGACCATTAAGAGGTGGGTAACAGAGCATTACAGCTAAGATGGTGACCATTAAGAGGTGGGTAACAGAGCATTACAGCTAAGATGGTGACCATTAAGAGGTGGGTAACAGAGCATTACAGCTAAGATGGTGACCATTTAGAGGTAGGTAACACACAGAGCATTACAGCTAAGATGGGCATGGCCTCCTACCTCAGTATAATATTGGAACTGTAGCTGTAAATCAACTATAACATCAATGTATGATGTACGTGTATATCATGTATATCtcaaggatgtgtgtgtgtgtgtgcacatgttcaTGCCTTCGTTCGTTTGTGTGCTCCCCCTGCAGTGACATCTCTAAGTTTGAGGACATCATAAAGGAGTTCAAGATGCACAAGGAGTTCCTCTTCAAGCTGTCCCCTCTAGAGTGGCAAGAGGCACATAGGGCCAAGGCCAAGACACTTAAACTCAAGTCTGCCACCAGGTCTGCCACCAAGGACAAGCccaaagagaaagacaaagatgaGAGGGCTACTCCTAAAAGACGTACTAGTATGTGTTCTTTCTTAGTGTTTGTTATAAAACATACAGGATGTGATACACTAAAGTTACCTTTTTAtaagtctctctatctctgtctctctgtctcgctatcTCTGTCTCGCTATCTCTGTCTCGCTAACTCTGTCTCGCTAACTCTGTCTCgctaactctgtctctctcactctgtctctctcactctgtctctctcactctgtccctctcactctgtccctctcactctcactctgtcactctcactctgtccctctcactctgtccctatcactctgtccctatcactctgtccctatcactctgtccctctcactctgtccctctcactctgtccttctcactctgtccctctcactctaactctgtccctctcactctaactctgtccctctatccttgtccctctatccctgtccctctatccctgtccctctatccctgtccctcactctgtctctcactctctctcactctgtccctctcactctgtccctctaactctgtccctctccctctgtccctctaactctgtctatctatctctgtccctctaactctgtccctctcactctgtctatctatctctgtccctctaactctgtccctctccgtctgtccctctaactctgtctatctctctctctctctatctttgttgatctctctttctctgtccctctctttctctctgtctatatctctctctctctctctcacacacacacacacacacacacacacacacacacacacacacacacgcacacgcacacgcacacgcacacacacacagctacagacagTAAGGAGTCCTTTGCGGGCCGAGAGCTGCCACCTATCCGGGATGCTAGGACCCCCTCTAGACAGTCGACAGGTCGGAGTGACAaattgtgagtgtttgtgtgtgtatgtatgtatgtgtgtatggtgtgtgtgtgtgtgctcacgtgcgtgtgtgtgcaagtcattgtaaataagtggAAGACGGCGCCGGAgaagatggctgacgttttacgtgctcctaaccgattgtgtttttatgtttgttcttttgcattgtttgtaacttatttttaaactgattttgtacataatgttgctgctaccgtctcttataaccgaaaataacttctggacatcagaacagtgattactcaccagcCACGACTAACATGCAATCACCTGcgaggaagattaaactaccaaaggGACATTAAAACTACAACAGCTGGttcacgatatctaaggaagtctcaatgttttgctcgcctgaggtagagtatctcatgataagctgtagaccacactatctacctagagttttcatatgtatttttcgtagctgtctacatacccaccacagaccgatgttggcactaagactgcactcaatgagctgtattccgccataagcaaataggaaaacgctcatccagaggcgacaCTCctggtggccggggactttaatgcagggaaacttaaatctgttttaccaaatttctagcagcatgttaaatgtgcaaccagaggggaaaaaaactctagacaacctttactccacacacagagacatgtacaaagctctccctcaccctccatttgtcaaatctgaccataatcctATCCTACTGATTCCTGTTTATCGacctaaaattaaagcaggaagcaccagtgactcggtcaataaaaaagtggtcagatgaagcagatgctaagctacaggactgttttgctagcacagactggaatatgtttattGCGATTCTtcctatggcattgaggagtatgccacatcagtcattggcttcatcaataagtgcatcgatgatgtcgtccccacagtgagcgtactacataccccaaccagcagaagccatggattacaggcaacatccgcactgagctaaaaggctagagctgccgctttcaaggagcgggactctaaccaggaagcttttaagaaatcccactatgccctccaacaaaccatctaacaggcaaagtgtcaatactggactaagatcgaatcatactacaccagctccgacgttcatcggatgtggcagggcttgcaaaccattacagactacaaagggatgtacagctgagagctgcccagtgacacaatccTACCAGACGAGATAAACTACTTCTAAGCTCGCTTCGagacaaataacactgaaacatgcatgagagcaccagctgttctggacgactgtgtgatcacgctctccgcagccgatgtgagtaagacctttgaacaggccaactggttgcatcactggtatggcaactgctcggcctccgatcacaaggtactacagagggtagtgtgaatggcccagtatatcactgggtccaagcttcctgccatccaggacctctataccaggaggtgtcagaggaagcccctaaaaaatgtcaaagactccagccactctagtcatagactgttctctctactaccgcacggcaaacagtaccggagcgccaagtccaaaaggcttcttaacagcttctacccccaagccataagactcctgaacatctaatcaaatggctacccagactatttgcattgcccccccccccccttacaccACTGCTAATCTCTATTATTATctatcactttaataactctacctacatgtacatgtacctcaattacctcgactaacctgttccccgcacattgactctgtaccggtaccccctgtatatattctcgctattgttattttactgctgctctttaactacttgttgtaatcagcgcatgtgactaatacaatgataagaatttgttcttaactgacttgtctaaataaaggttaaataaaataaataagaaaaGTGATGACCATGTTATATGCTCTAATTGTTGCTATAGTGCTGAATTCCTGTCTTTTCAGGAACCCTGTGGCAGAGCTGAAGACTGACAGCTCTGAATATGAGGTTAGTTTCAACTTTAGAAGATCAGAATTAAGCTGGAAGACAACTGCTTTCTGGCAAATTTCAGCCATCGATAAGCTGACACCAGAATGTTATGAATGAGACGGTTTGAATAAAATGTGAATACAAGCCTGAATTTGACAGAACATGTAATGGGCTGGTTttctggacacagattaagccccAGGCCTAAAAAGCAAGCTCAATGGAGAGTTTAAATACTATTTAAAATATCTCAACTACTTTCACATACATTGAGAGTAAGTATTCAGATATCTTTTATTTGATAAAAGTAGTTGCATATTTTActgtatttggaaatacacttggaaagtatttGAAAACACGAATACACTGACTCAAATACACTCCCatgcatttaacccaggtattttaaaataatatttgaaataagtatttgaaaatactatCAAATATAATTTGGTAGACTATTTGGTTTTTAACACATAACCattcaaataatcaaataaaaGTATTTTTGGGCTGTGTATTTCAATGTCGAACTCAAACCCCACTACTCGCATTTAGGCCAGCTAGCTTTCTGTTAAAGAATATCTTTCTCTTAAATGTTTTATAAACTTTACCTTTAGTTTTCCACTTACCCCGAAATAAGTCTGTCACCTGTATGTGGTGTTTGTTGCCCCTGCAGGAGGACCCGGAGCTGTACTTCAGGGACCCCAGGCAGCTGCTGGAGCTGCTGACAGAGCTGGAAGAGCAGAACCTCTCTCTGATCCAGAACTCCAGGGAGACCGAAGACGCCCAGGAGGAGTTCCGACAGGTCATGGACTACAACCGCAAGAAGATGTAAGAAAGGTCTGCAGGGGTTAGTGGtcagaggtagatagagagggaagTGAGGGCCAAGTTGAAAGTGAATGTAGACTACCATAGTTATTGTAGATAGGCTAGAACTCAATGGCATAGCAGAGTTGATCTCTACGTAATGTGGGTGCTCGTACATTGGGACTTCACTTATAAAAAGGACGAGGAGAAATGACGTTGACTGACATTGACAAGACCAAGGTTTTATGTCAACACTCTACCCTCTATagttccttctctttcctctcttgcACTTGTTTCTATTTGTGTGCACACATCCCCCTCTCTGAAGGGAGGTGGAGACCAACCAGCTGACCCAGCAGATAGACATCATGACCCACACCATCCAGAGGGAGAGGGAACGGGCTGCCGAGCTGGAGCTGAGGGCCCGCCTCTTCAACTTTGGGAAGTACAAGTCGGACGACCAGGTAGGAAAAAAAgttgatctaaggtcagtttagaGTACATGGTTGATGGTAGGATTTTGGGAAAGTAAGCAGATCCTAGATCTGTGACTACGGACAACTTTTACCCAAAGCAGGAAATGGGAGAGGTCACTGGGAGTTACGCAGAGAATCAGAGGACATGCTAATACCAGTAGTGTGCCAGTCATTGGCCTTAGATCACACAGATATTTCACTCTCttgttctttctcctctctctccctctactctgaaGGAGGGTATGTTTGACTCCCTGGGCGTTAAGGTAGAGGAGGTGTACCGGGGCTGCGTGGGCGACAGCGAGGCCAACCTGAGCACGCTGCAGATGCTGAAGGCCATCGAGAGCCGCCTGGACGAGCTGCTGGAGAACGTGGAGATCGTCCCCAAGGAGCGGCTGGTGCTGGCCGAGAGGGCcaaggaaaaggagaggaggttCAGGTACGCAAGAGCTGGCACGCAGCCTCGTAGGACCGTCAAATAGGCTAGTCACTTTGGCCCTATTCCATTTAAATCTCTAGGTCCTTAGGCTTTAAACTTTGCCTAGTTGCCTTTGGTTAGTTCATGAACGTGGTTAGTTGATGCAGAGGAAGAAACTCAGGTCTGTGCAATTGGACTTGGGCCCTGCTACATTTCATGTTCCATGTGCTGAGTACCAGAgcagattatttattttttagtttGAAGCGTATCTAGTTGTTTAGATTAATCTACCCTTCTCTTTCCCCCTTATAATcacttcctccttcccttccccagGCTGCGTGATGAGAAGATGCATCAGGACAAGCAGCACCAGGAAGAGAGGCTGAAGAGGGCCCTGGAGAGAGCCCAGGCTGACGTCAAGAAAACAGTCAGTCACACAATCTGCCTCAATACCACACAATTACAATCCTATAGGTCCAAAATGATGTGCCAATTTCTGCCCGAAAATCAGTGTGTAACATTATATTGTCATTAGATGCCTATAGGCTAACTGAGATATTGCATAACTAAGCCATTGGTTTAATTACCAAGTGGGCTGTTCTAGTACAATAAAATTTGATAAATGTCATGAGTTAATTTCATATAATTGTACTAAAGAAACCATACCATTGTGTTCTCTTTGTTTGCTGATGCTAACATAAGGCTTTTTTCTCCAGACTGGCAAGAAACTGATGGCTAGATCACAGCGCCCTGCCCGCAAGCTGAAGACCAGTCAGGTGTATGACATCTCAGAcaaggagaaagaggagcagcTCTACTTCTTCACGTAAAGGGCCAAGTCACAACACGGCCCCATACGCCACAACTGAACTCCTTTCATCTCTGTTTTGGCCTATTGTGGGGCTGTGACTGAGTCACTGTAAATACTGACTTTTTAAATAATTGGGTATGACGGGTATAAGTATGGCTTTTACAATGACCCTATTGGGCACTGGTAATGTCACATGATGAGATAGGTCCTACTTCTTTGGGACTGGATGGAGGTTTTTTTGAGGCGGTGTGGAGCACGTGGACTTTGTTTTGGTGGAGGGCTTTGAGGCAGATGGACAGTGCTCTCCCCACACATTTTACAGAATTAGATTATTTTAACATACCAGATTTAAATTACAATATTTTGCCATACCATATTATTCTTACGTTTTATTCTTACACATCTTCATCTATTATCTTATATGTGAATAGCAGTTATATGGACTGACTACTCTAGCCTCTTTGGGGAATTCAATAGGAACCTAAAATCTATATAACAGTGAAAACAGGAGAGCCAGATataaaatcacatttatttaataaagcccttcttacatcagctgatgtcaaagtgctgtacagaaacccagcataagaTCCCAAacagggggcctcccgggtggcgcagtgccaccagagactctgggttcgtgcccaggctctgtcgtaaccggccgcgaccgggaggtccgtggggcgacacacaattggcctagcgtctcccaggttagggaggggttggccggtagggaaatccttgtctcatcgcgcaccagcgactcctgtggcgggccgggcgcagtgctcgctaaccaaggttgccaggtgcacagtgtttcctccgacacattggtgcagctggcttccgggttggatgcgcgctgtgttaagaagcagtgcggcttggttgggttgtgtatcggaggacgcatgactttcaaccttcgtctctcccgagcccgtacgggagttgtagcgatgagacaagatagtaaaacggggtaaaataaaaaaaataaaaaataaaaaaccccaaacagcaagcaatacaggcgtagaagcacagtggctagggaaaactccctagaaaggccggaacctaggaagaaacctagagaggaaccaggctatgaggggtggccagtcctaatctggctgtgccgggtgaagattataacagaacatggccaagatgttcaactgttcatagatgaccagcagggtcaaataataataatcacagtggttgtagagggtgcaactgatcagcacatcaggagtaaatgtctgttggcttttcatagccgatcattcagagtatctctaccgctcctgctgtctctagagagttgaaaacagcaggtctgggacaaggtagcatgttCGGTAAACAGGTCAGGggtccatagccgcaggcagaacagttgaaactggagcagcagcacggacaggtagactggggacaaaaaggagtcatcaggccaggtagtcctgaggcttggtcctagggctcaggccctccaagagaaagagaattagagagcatacttaaattcacacaggacaccagataagataacagactgaccctagcccccccgacacaaactattgcagcataaataccggaggctgagacaggaggggtcgggagacactgtggccccatccgacgatacccctgcacagggccaaacaggcaggatataaccccacccactttgccaaagcacagtcccCACACCACTTGAGGGAtaacttcaaccaccaacttactatcctgagacaaggccgagtgtaGCCCACAAAGATGTCCCCGACGGCACGAACCTGTGCTCATAAATCAGTATGAAGTCATAACACAAAACTAGGCTTATtgtacaaaataaatgtagaatttTGCTTCAATCTTTTATTTAATCTCCTGGCGATTGGATTCAGCTATTTTGTAAAACAAGGCTAATAAATAACTAGATGGAAGTTGTCAGATATAGATAAGCATTACAGATATTATAAACAAGCGGACCGGCAACATTTTGAACATGGAACGCATACGTCTCATTCCTACGTAGCTCATATGACACAGCTGTAGAAAAATATATC from Oncorhynchus clarkii lewisi isolate Uvic-CL-2024 chromosome 7, UVic_Ocla_1.0, whole genome shotgun sequence includes the following:
- the LOC139414447 gene encoding cilia- and flagella-associated protein 100-like, coding for MLSPASRHNVGKLKPRANPFEVLDDNISPIRKKEKESRKLLQSQLGLQVHEKVTYAGRMKAKQADLRRKLREGLEEEDTAQQGGEESRLAELQNTPAWRAAMIKDCNIDKESINEFINQKKEMFLLEYSLAVKRGEIEQLEKVAAAEERKLTHAEQFLEDDAIIFDQFLKENDKNSVEAIKVAELETKVKMEKMSEIKRITTRMVTIKSDISKFEDIIKEFKMHKEFLFKLSPLEWQEAHRAKAKTLKLKSATRSATKDKPKEKDKDERATPKRRTTTDSKESFAGRELPPIRDARTPSRQSTGRSDKLNPVAELKTDSSEYEEDPELYFRDPRQLLELLTELEEQNLSLIQNSRETEDAQEEFRQVMDYNRKKMEVETNQLTQQIDIMTHTIQRERERAAELELRARLFNFGKYKSDDQEGMFDSLGVKVEEVYRGCVGDSEANLSTLQMLKAIESRLDELLENVEIVPKERLVLAERAKEKERRFRLRDEKMHQDKQHQEERLKRALERAQADVKKTTGKKLMARSQRPARKLKTSQVYDISDKEKEEQLYFFT